Part of the Pelmatolapia mariae isolate MD_Pm_ZW linkage group LG3_W, Pm_UMD_F_2, whole genome shotgun sequence genome is shown below.
CAttctctcccatcatgccttgggacatgtgctgctgttttattgTCTATGATTATGTTACTTTTAACTGTTGTCTTGAATGTCTTGACGCTCGAAGCACAGTGTAGCACCAGCAAGTGTTTAATAAAGAGCTCCTATCAGCCAGGGGACAAACAGCAAGCTCAATCTCTGTGTGGAGCTTCTTTGTTAAGATTTCTCTGCATGCCACAATAGTAGCACgaccacactgcattttcttgttagtaactgtaacggcgttgtaatgataggaaaagtaattagttagattactcgttactgaagaAAGTAACGCCGTAAGCAACGCTATTACTTTTAatgccgttattcccatcactggtgaTGACACAAATATGTGTGAGagcaggtgtgaaaacaggagCGATGTAAAGTGTGCTGATGACTCTGTTATTGTTAGTCAGCTCCAGGATGATGAACGCAGACAGTTCTTGATGATGCTGTTAGATGTTGTGATGAGTTTCTCTTAATCTAAGATGAGAGACACGATCACCCCAACTTGGAGTTAAAGACAATATTCTCCACCTGATCAACCGTATCCACACCCTcctgactagggatgggtaccggtgtccggtgccatgatggcaccggttctgatataaacggtagtaaccagaccgaaaagcagcgcacatttcggtgccttatttcggtgcttttttttttcctgagccaattctagccaatcattttacgtttccgaggaaaGTAGGCGGGctcaggtacgtacgttcttttagagcagagctacacattaaaaatgcccaaggctaAGCATtacaaagtctggctgtacttcgcagcaaagcatgcaaactcagcagcctgcaacaagtgctttaagctgatactgtgatactgtcaaaggaggtaacacctcaaatccgatgaaacacctggcgatgcatagcgggttttttttaaagccgagaaatgcgccgtgtttagcttgctgcgagacctcacaccgtgcacatctactgcgggtgtggccTGTTATcatccccccaaaaacccgaagaggagagtcctggcccttagccctgccagtgtagcagaaatgatgacagatgatgatggcagcagcagctgttcttctctgtgtgagtagcttaatgttgttcttgtgtaatttacgttgagtaggctaaccacattattacattaatgcatgtaaggtgaactagcaaacaccgtcgtagttacatgcggctgtcttcttgtttgatggcagatactcccttcaccctggccaaaaaggctaaaatgaccaaagaaaaagtggaaaacatttaaacatgagaggtttttggaccaattttgtgttttttccattgtttaagcactgcttccagccaagagtgatgccatatatgccctatagctgcagaaaaggctaacattgttatctttttacaaaaaaaacatttaaacataagaggtttttggaccaattttgtgttctccattctttaagcaccggtttgagcactgtttaagcaccggcaccgtttcaaaagtaccggtttggcaccggtatcggataaaacctaaacgatacccatccctactcctgACTAAGCCAGCAACATGGTGAGAGTCATGTTTTTGACTTCTGTGCCTTCACACAGCACCGACTTCAGCtcctgcacagagacctgccatcttcagatgttttcagatgGCCTTGCAGAGGTGGGATGTATCAGTGTGATGAGGAAGAGTACAAGGCTATGGTGAAAAACTTTGTCAAGTGGTGAAAGTAGaataatctgcagcttcatGTAGCAAAGAGAAATGAACTGGTATTGAGTATAAGGAGGACAAGAACAGCAGTGAGTCTTGGTTCCATCCATGGGGTCAGCGTGGAGACAGTGAAGGATTATAGAGACCTCGGTGTTCACactgacaataaactggactccattaaaaacacagaagccCTCTTCAAAAAGGGCCAAGTAGTCTGTATTTTCTGAGGTACCTCAGGTCCATGATACAGGATTGAGGTTTTATTAGTGATAATCAGCTCACAGAGGATGTTCAGAGTTTTCAGGTATATGTCAGGATTCTGGACTTTTCCACTAACAGGAGTCAAAAAATCACAATGAATGCAATCCCATACTGAAATTTATTGTCTATTGAAGCATATTTTCAAAGTAATTATATGCAATAAAATGCAAAAGTTCTCTATAGAACTTAGAGCTCTATAGAACCATGTTCTATTGTCATGGccaattttttctttattattatcatcatcaccaAACACCTAGAAGTTTAGATTCTTAACAGTGTAGTAAGAATTACAGGTGCTTTTCAACATTTGCAAAACAACTGTGCATCAACGACTGATTTCATTCTTCATtgattatattacattatatctaTTATAGATGAAAGCAGATTATACAGGCACAGGGTAAATATGTAAATTCCACACAGTAAGATCTCAGGCATGGAAGCATTGCTAACCACTGCAACTTGGaataaaatgtttataaatttaaaaagaatttaaGAAGCAGAAGTTCATGGTAGAATATTCAAACTCAGCAAATTAAAGTAAGGAAGGAAGACTTCCAGCTTTGAGTGTTGGATGCGTTTGCTCCAAAAATCTAACTGTAGACTTCTGCAAACTCAATCTAATATTGTAATAGCAGCTTCAAGTTCAATTTTCTGAGTCAGCACAGATGTAGATATGAGAGTCATGTAACCTAACTCTAAACCCAGGGTATAcaggttcagtgaatgtggtgttgaaggtgtggaggtggaccAGTGTGCCAGAGATTATGTTGTAGAAGGACACGGTGCCCataggacagtccacatacactgctactttGTGACAGGCAGAGGAGGAGACAGGGATGGCTCTTGAATTGTAGTTGTGAGTTGCAAAGTATTCGCCCTCATCACAGTACAAAGACCAGGACTGATCAGTTTTGCCAAACCTGCTGTCATCACCGTTTCCTTTCCGTTTGATTCCTTTGTAAGCCACTGCAATATGAACCTCTCCACTCCACtcaacctcccagtaacagcgaccagtcagagtGTTggtacacagcagctgaggccAATGATCAAATCTGTCATCATTATCAACATACTGCTGGTCCTCTTCTACATGCaccaccttcctgttgttgtcagacagtttgagTTTTCTGTGTATTGTGTTTAGATCCAGATTTAGTTCACAGAAATCTAATGGAAAGAATATGGGGAGAAGATATGCAATCAGTTTGTAGAACTCTAATCATTCAATCATTCAAACCACAAGAATTACTGTGCTATATAGTCTAAAGATATTCTGAAATAAAAGGAATGCAATCATGAATAGAGATTACCAAGAAAATTAAGACGTCTACAGTACCGAACTGCAGcatgcagtgattttttttctacaagCCTGAAATCTTCACCTCTCAGAGTCTACTACAAAAATTACTTACCACGTTACAGGATGGTTCGTCATGAGATTGTGTTGTTTGTCTTATACTTGATGATGAATATCACCTTTAGCAATCTTTGAAGTCAAGTTCACATCCAACAATACACTTTAATTTCACCTCTGAactttgtattttaaatcaCACTACTTTAATTCCCCTTGGGGTGTTTTGAAAAACTCTACTACTTAAGAACTCCCACTCTATTGACttatggttttaaaaaaagggtacaACTTGGAGTGTTGAGCAGAGCTCTAAGAGATCCTCAACTCCCGTTTGCATCAGAATCTCAACACCCTGTTGAGTATGAAATGTCACAGCTAGATGCATCTCCATTATTGAAGTTGGAGAACTGAGCTGTTCCTGTAAAATGGCAAGTCCCTATTGGAGTGGTTGGCTTTCCTAACTAGTCTACATCAGACTCTACCAGGGCTTTCCTCTTCATTAAATCTATTCATGAAAATAGAGTCGATGAAATCCATGGCAATAAGGCTTGTGGATTATGTCTCATTTAATGTATGATGTGGTCATGTGATAATTTCCAGTTTGTAAACAGTCAGTTTGCAGTCAAGTGTGAAGATGACTGAAGTGAGGATGTGTGaacctccaagtctgaggccGCGGCTCTAAGCTGCAAATTATTTAGACACTTTCATTGCTAAATGAAAAATTTTAAGCATCTCTGGAACTTGTTGGGAAAGATTGGAGGAGAATGTTAGTCAGTTGTCTGTGTATCTTCACCAGTGATTCAGACACTCTACTGGCCCTGGACTTTATATCACTCCATGAAGAACAACATCCAGCCAAATCTTTATGGAAGTGATTGTTTGTATACCTATGCTGtggttatatttttttttaaaacatcttaATATACAATACATCtaaatatacatacataaaGTGCAGCAGTTATACTGCacaataaaaaggttttaaatgcaAGCTGTCAGTGATTTAATGCctggatttaaaaacacacttacattTCCTTAAACCTGGTTTCAACCACTGTACTCCACAAGGCTCCATCCTGAAATTCAAAAAagattcaaaataaataaggacAGTGTCAGACTAGCTCATCCTTATTCAGAATTCAAAAGCAAATATTTCATGTTTCCATCCCTCGCTTGAACAAGGTATCatacttttgttttattctgtacTGTTATTGCTTTTATTCTCTTGCCTACTATCAAACACTATCCTGTGGACTTACAGAATGATAGAGGAATTTTTGTAGCCCTACCTCAACTTCTCCTTACCTGAGGGTTTCCAGTTTCCACTGTGGATCCTCCTGTCGAGTcaacagcagcttcattcctgagtccCCTAGAtaattgtagctcaggtccagctgtctcagatgggaggggttagAGCTCAGAGCTGAATTAAGGAAAGCAAAGCCTttctctgtgatcagacagcctgaaaGCCTGCAAATATAACACACAGTGTTGAGTAATGTAATACATGTCCCAccgttacatatttaaaatacaaaatatcagtaactgtattccgttacagttaccgttcaAAAAGGTGaaattcagaatacagttactttgttgaaataaatggattacacggcggtcttttcctgtttcatatgttaggctatgccctctctatttttggtaattccacgctggtggaaacccaaacaaaacacgaattaagaggctctaatgcccgTGTCTCAATCTTAGGGCCCATGTCACCGTTTAATTGCAAaatgacatgaagaaatattttcaaaaattattgttcaaaaattatttaatatgagggCAATAGGCCAAGTGTTACAGGCATcaccctaaagaatgtagcctcatgggcagtgtagtccgtgctgcatgGAGAACTGAATGCCATACCCGTTCAGTTCTCCATGAGTCgcaaagtacgagttgtcatcgaacagaaacgggagctgggagcatgtaaatataataataaccactgcagccaaaaaaagtgtctgacgagcccagttttaagtaagctattaagactcaactgtacactgtgtccgtgttttcctctgaaacaataagttccgctGGAGTAGCCTATcagcgcctctctctgtctcttgctagcaaagttgaaacagacaacaaagtaaagctagttttcggctacgagccaaACACGAAACccaacgtattagccagaggtccctttactacggttcggagcctcGGACCTGTTTTTTATACGAGAGTTTTCTATACGaaatcgctgcaaaaagtgcagccttacctaatgtgcaccctactgttactcattttatattaaaattttaaaatgtagttGGTATTGGTGTTGGTATTGGTGAggaaccttcagtaatagtaataaatcacacagcaatagtacatttaTGTACTTGTAAAAAAGCATTATAATATATTATGTAATcaaaagtattcagaatacgtcaCTCTGATTGAGTAACTTAatggaatacattacaaaatacattgtggggcatgtattctgtaatctgtagtggaatacattttaaaagtaaccttcccaacactgataaCACAATACATGGCACATAGTCTGAGTGAACTACAtttaatttgtttctttgtcatttaaaacaaagatCATTTTCATTATTGGAATGTAAAAATCTTAAACAAAGAGTAAGTTGATCTAACCTGAGAGTTTGAAGTGTGCAGTGTGGACTTTCAAGGCCAACACACAACAACTGCACTCCAGAGTCCTGAATGTTGTTGTTACTCATGTCCAGCTCTCTCAGTCTAGAGGATTGTGTTCTGAGAACTGATGATAGAGCTTCACAGCTTTTCTCTGTGAGGTTACATCCGCTAAGCCTGAAAATATATCAGTGAAAAATTTAGAAAACATCTGTGATTTTCCTAGAGAGGACCACAGATGTGAAGCATGCTTCAACCTGTTTCACACTGGTTACACACTTACAGAACTTtcttggaggctttgaccactgacAACAGCCTCAAAAAAGCCTCCTCTGAAGCTGAGTATTCCTTCAGATCAAACACATCCAGCTCTTCTTCTGATGACAGCAGgacaaagaccagagctgaccactgggAAGGAGAAAGATGAACTATGGACAGGCTTCCTGAACTCAGATGGCGTTGGATCTCCTTCACTAGAGAGTCAtccttcagttcattcagacagttgAAAAAATTGATGCTTTTTTCAGGAGAGAGATTctcattcagtttattttttatgtactGAACTGTTTCatgattggtctgtgagctgTTTCCTTTCAGTGTCAGGAGGCCTTGcaggagagtctgattggtctgcaatGAAAGACCAAGGAGGAAGCGAAGAAATAAGTCCAAgagtccatttggactctgtaaggccttgtccacagcactctggtagaaCTGTCTTACTGAAGATTCTCCAGTCTGCACTGaggctgtttcttcttcttccagcaGGTTGATACCAGAGTTGGTGAAGGtgagatggacatgaagagctgccagaaactcctgaatgctcaAATGGACAAAGCAGAACACCTTCTcttggtacagtcctctctcttCTATAAAGACCTGTGtaaacactcctgagtacactgaggcctCTCTGACATTAATgtcacactctgtcaggtctgattcatagaagatcaggtttcctttatGCAGCTGCTCAAAAGCCAGTTTCCCCAGTGATttaatcatcttcctgctctctggactccagagaggatctgtctcagctcctccatcatacttgatgTTCTTCACTTTGgtctgaaccaccaggaagtgaatgtacatctcagtcagtgTCTTGGGCAGCTTTCCTCCATCCTGTTTGGTTTTTAACAAACTCTCTaaaactgtagcagtgatccagcagaagattGGGATGtgacacatgatgtggaggcttcgtgatgtcttgatgtgagaGATTATGGTGTTGGCCTCTTCCTTGTGTCCGagtctcttcctgaagtactcttCCTTCtttgggtcagtgaaccctctgacctctgtaaCCATGTCTATATACTCAgcagggatctgattggctgctgcaggtcgtgtggttatccagatgTGAGCAGAAGGAAGCAACTTTcccctgatgaggtttgtcagcagcacatccactgatgTGGACTCTGTAACATCAGTGAGGATCTCAGTGATGTGGAAGttcagaggaagtcgacactcatccagaccatcaaagatgaacacaactttgaactttttaaagttacagattcctgcttctttgattTCAGTGAAGAAGTGATGAATAAGTCCCACTAAGCTGAACTTTGTATCCTTCAGTaaattcagctctctgaatgGGAATGGAAaaatgaactggatgtcctggttggtcttgtcttcagcccagtccaaaGTGAACTTTTGTGTCAGGAATGTTTTCCCGATGCCAGCCACTCCTTTGGTCAgaactgttctgattggtttgtttgtttcagttgaAGCTTTAAAGAAGTCTTCACacctgattgttgtttctggtctgtctggtttccagGAAAacatttcaatctgtctgacctcatgttcagtGTTGACCTCTCcggtccctccctctgtgatgcagagctctgtgtagatctcaTTTAGAGTGGTTTGGGTTCCTGGTTTAGCAATCCCCTCAGagacacactggaacttcttctttagGTTACATTTAAATGTGTTCTCACAAAGTGGATCAGGATTTTCTACAGGAAAGCACCAGAAACATGAGTGTTATGATTATAGAAAATATGACAATTTCATTCCTGTAAAGACTGAATTTATGAAGAGAAATCCTCTCACTGCTCTGCAGACAGTCAGCCAGCTCCTCATGTTTCATTATTCTCAGGAAGTTAACTGCAAGTTTCAgaaatgcctctctgctgctccttctctgcttctcttcctcACTGTCCAACACCTCCTCTTCATCCCTCTGACACTCTGAATAATCTGGATTCAGATCATTCTGCAGCTTCTTtagctcgttcttcacaaacGCGATAATGTTTTCCTCCAGCATCTGgaaattaaatgaaacaacCTGAATTCATGAGCACTTTGATTTGAAaagttctttttaaataaaaatatagtgAAACATGAAAGGACGGCTTTTGCCGGcagacatttaaatatttttgatatgaaaataATTACAAACAGAGTTTGGTGTACATGtacaaaccttaaatactgagtCCAGATCAGTTTGATCCTGAAGACTTGAAACATCTGAACTCTCCTGATCAGCTCTGTGGAGACATCATGAAGAAACTGTAACCATTTTGTACATAAATACAagatcttgttttttttctttgaatattttattgCTAAATTGATTTAGATTGATTGCTTTAAATTCATTACACTGATTACTAAATTAAGAGCGTTGGTGTACGAGACCATGGCAGTATTATTAAATATAAGGAAAGACGAAAGAAAAGTTGGCACAGCCTATAATTTATTCTTAAGGAGTAAATAAAGAAACTGTTgccaaaataatttattttgtactTTCATGCTGTCAGCAGTAAATAATACCAAAGCAGTTGCTGCAGAAAGTAAAACGTACTGGTTGAATGAATGAACAAAATGTCCAATGTTTGTCCAAGAGTCAAATCTCTGGACTCAACATCCAACTACATATTGAGTACCCCGTTAAGTGAATGGTGTGTAGCAGTCAAAGCAGCCAATGTGCCCAAAATACCTGCTtttcttaatgtttttatttttattttttatatactttCAGGTCACTTCACCTTCCTAAGCAAACCTGACACCCACAGCATCGGACTTTCATTTATCAGGGCAAAGGGAACTACTCGTCAAACTGACTAGCTGCTGACTGCATTGCTGTTGATTAAACAAATTATAATCAGTGTGGCACCCAGTGTAAGGAAGGCATGGGCtgtgtgagattattatattatcttatgccatgtcatacccctaattaaagattgtgaaatcattATGGAGtattagtttgcattattctcctgactTAGAAAAGGGTGATAACTATTAGATTTAttaggctatgtccacacgtaaaggcagaaatgaaggaaaacgctgctaggagcatgccaaagcagcaggtggcgctatattcctaaccgtgtagaaatgttggccaatcagaagtgtagaagcctcggtgggaaatagtaaacaaagctggggcgtagaagcagaaccgagtcgtatgtgtggagggacagtaactgtgtgtgtatatgtaagcatttaaacactgcagagacaattaacagtaacagtactgtagaaattcatttcaccgaaacaacaacgtggcgcacagtgtgacatcaaaacaggcgcacacctttgacgctgcgttttctccgtttttctcgtccacacgtaaatgcaaaaactgagttttagaaaatatccaccctgcccggagtttttagaaatctccgttttcagtgaccgaaaacgccgtttacgtgtggacgaaaggtgcaaacgcatagaaaaatctgcgttttcaaaaatacccgggtacgtgtggacatagccttagactgatttgtattacattagactgctgatttattgtgaatgaatgatattgttttatgatgcattatactgctgagttataataaatactgttttcagagaagcATGGCCTTgtttgtctgattagaaaagaacagaacatactgcacaggaagccaaAGTCTGAACTCAggctcactgagagagagaaagaatgtggatgCTTAGGTATTATGACTTTGGAGGGGGGCTGAGGGTATAAGAATGTGAGAAACGCTCAGACACGTCAAGATCAGGCGGACACCCTCCTGCGCTCATCTCCCCTCCGGATGGTTTATGCTCAGAAGTTTTGATGGAATAATGAGAAGTGTATGGAATAAAGaaattgttgattgagcatttatacaccgattgctgtccttccttcagcccaaagatcaaaGAACTGAGAATTTAACAGCTGTTATGATAGACCTACCTCATGGAGCTCTTAAACTTCAGGACTATAAGGAACATTTGAAATCTCTTACTTCTCAGCACCAGCAGACTTTGGTCCTTTAAAGTTGATGCTGAAAGCCTTCGACTGATCACAGCTCGGTTCAGGTTCAGAAGCATCTGGTGTCTCTCTGATCCCGgtgaacaaagaaaaagatCACGAGAGAAAAATTGAGTTTTTAGCGATCAGATACAAAAACTGCTGCATAGACTAAGGAATAAAGACTAACATCACAGTAAGTCTATAACCCTTTAAGCTCTTCTATCATTAGGCTGTTTATtcagctgccttttgttctttttattccCACATGAATTGAAATGATAATAATATCGGTCAATGTATGCAGTAAATCATATCTTCTCACTCATTACTCATGGAAGGAACATTTTGATATTCAGCAACTCTCACTTCTCATCAGgagacagtttcctgtttttaaagtcGGGGCGGTCTCTCTGTGGACTGGATCTCTTCCTCATAGTCACAGAGCTGAGTCCAGGCTCAGGCTCAGGTTTGGGAGAGTCGTGTCTGGGGAATTAGGAAAAATATCAGCTAGGGCAATATATATAACAACAAGCCTATAAAGTCTGAAGCTCTtcacactgaatgatttcagttCTTTTTAGTCTGTCTAGTTTTAAACTGTTACATTTCAGGCTGTGTAAATATCGTCTTTGCAGTTTTCAGAGTTTTGTCTCCTTTCAGATGAGATGGATCAGTTACTGTCATGTAGCCTGGATCTCCATGAGTCACTGTAGTACAACAATTTATCATTACAGCTGCAGATTGTTTATTATGTTTgtgttaaatgaaataaaaaaagtgtttaGTGTTTGTTAACAGTGCTGCGTTAAAATAAATTGTTAACATAAAAAAGAACAGATGATTATCTGGTAGACAGATGTGTTGTATAGTTACTGCATGTATGAAAGTAGTATTTGTAAGTATTTGTTCTTGTAGCAGTGAATCTAATGTGAGGTGTTGAGTGTGATACCTTTCCATGTTCATCAAAACCTGCAGTCACCTGAtaaaagagaaaagtgaaaataatttagctttatttctgtttattgaGATTTTTGATTGATATGAAGGTAGTGACCTGTTAAATTTGCTTgcatgatatgatatgatatgatatgatatgatatgatatacagtgttgggaaggttacttttaaaatgtattccactacagattacagaatacatgccccaaaatgatGTATTATGTTTGAGGAAAATACgaacagtgtacagtcgagtcttaatagcttactcacaactgggctcgtcaggcactctttttggctgcagtggttattattatatttacatgctacAGACATGCTATGCCAGTAACAgactgcctattgccttcataacataatataatatatttggAATAATGCGTTCAAAAGACTGAACAGATCCAAAGGGCCTTTTTCCCAggacactgaactaaacctgTTCAAATTAGCATTATTTCCTGTTGGGTAACACCCACAGAATCAGAGACTCCTACCCTTTCAACTGAGCTCTGGTCCAGACTTCCTGTATTGGGGTAAAGCTCCTGAACACCATCACTGTGCAGCTCTGTGCTGTCTGCACCAGGATATATCCTGTTCCTGCcttcttgttgtttttctattacGGTCTCTCTTTTTTACACTCAATGTTTGAAGAGTTTAAGActatgtttaaaatatttttctttcattcatttattattcatCTTTTCACTTTGATCTCATTATCACACTAACATTAGGAATCATCCACTACTTTAACtatttcatcttttctttcaaatcttCAATTTACCGAGCAGAAACTGTTGACTGTGTGTAACCACAACAGGATTTGAACAAACAACttcaaataataatttaatgaaAACTTGTccaactcaaaaaaaaaaagaaaagaaatccgTTTCAATGCACATTCTTAACAGAAACATTAAGCTTTAATGACTCATGTCTCAATATACAAAAGACCAAATTCATGGTTCAGTCCTCccaacagacacagacacagtgcACAGGATGTGGTCTCCCTCAGTCTTCTCTTTCCAGAGCAAAGGTTCTCAAATGTTTTGTGTCAGGTCCCCGTTACAGAGGTGAACATTATCCTGTATAATCAATTGGTTTGGTCTTAATAATATGTAGTAACTCAAATATTGAACTAATTTCAACAGGACGCAAGCTGACCCATCACCCACATTGCAAAATGAAAGAAGACACAGaactaaaataaaaccaatGAAAAGAGTAAATACATACGTCTGCTGTATCTTCTTCTTTCACTCAATACCTGTCTGTTTCATCAGTACCTGCAGTACACTGGCACAAGTGTAGTTTCACTATATATGCAGGCACAGCTGCCACACCTGGTTTCCTGGAGTCAGTTTGTTCCTCTTTCtgtgttcacttcagctttagttcatttctctttttggttttgttttcagtaCGTTTGTAGAAACACAGAGTTATTCATTTGGGGCAGTTTTATGAGTGATGTTTGAAGG
Proteins encoded:
- the LOC134623318 gene encoding NACHT, LRR and PYD domains-containing protein 3-like; its protein translation is MRKRSSPQRDRPDFKNRKLSPDEKETPDASEPEPSCDQSKAFSINFKGPKSAGAEKADQESSDVSSLQDQTDLDSVFKMLEENIIAFVKNELKKLQNDLNPDYSECQRDEEEVLDSEEEKQRRSSREAFLKLAVNFLRIMKHEELADCLQSKNPDPLCENTFKCNLKKKFQCVSEGIAKPGTQTTLNEIYTELCITEGGTGEVNTEHEVRQIEMFSWKPDRPETTIRCEDFFKASTETNKPIRTVLTKGVAGIGKTFLTQKFTLDWAEDKTNQDIQFIFPFPFRELNLLKDTKFSLVGLIHHFFTEIKEAGICNFKKFKVVFIFDGLDECRLPLNFHITEILTDVTESTSVDVLLTNLIRGKLLPSAHIWITTRPAAANQIPAEYIDMVTEVRGFTDPKKEEYFRKRLGHKEEANTIISHIKTSRSLHIMCHIPIFCWITATVLESLLKTKQDGGKLPKTLTEMYIHFLVVQTKVKNIKYDGGAETDPLWSPESRKMIKSLGKLAFEQLHKGNLIFYESDLTECDINVREASVYSGVFTQVFIEERGLYQEKVFCFVHLSIQEFLAALHVHLTFTNSGINLLEEEETASVQTGESSVRQFYQSAVDKALQSPNGLLDLFLRFLLGLSLQTNQTLLQGLLTLKGNSSQTNHETVQYIKNKLNENLSPEKSINFFNCLNELKDDSLVKEIQRHLSSGSLSIVHLSPSQWSALVFVLLSSEEELDVFDLKEYSASEEAFLRLLSVVKASKKVLLSGCNLTEKSCEALSSVLRTQSSRLRELDMSNNNIQDSGVQLLCVGLESPHCTLQTLRLSGCLITEKGFAFLNSALSSNPSHLRQLDLSYNYLGDSGMKLLLTRQEDPQWKLETLRMEPCGVQWLKPGLRKYFCELNLDLNTIHRKLKLSDNNRKVVHVEEDQQYVDNDDRFDHWPQLLCTNTLTGRCYWEVEWSGEVHIAVAYKGIKRKGNGDDSRFGKTDQSWSLYCDEGEYFATHNYNSRAIPVSSSACHKVAVYVDCPMGTVSFYNIISGTLVHLHTFNTTFTEPVYPGFRVRLHDSHIYICADSEN